Proteins from a genomic interval of Salinivibrio kushneri:
- a CDS encoding Na+/H+ antiporter family protein: MNPVVISVCVMLALALMRVNVVVALTFSAVLGGLVGGLSISDTISAFEGGLGGGATIALSYAMLGTFAVAISRSGITDVLAHSVIRKLNARPTDANTATFKYVVLVLLGLLAISSQNAIPVHIAFIPIVIPPLLHVFQRLKLDRRLVACVLTFGLIMPYMVLPVGFGGIFLNNILLKNLNDNGLDVVASQVPTAMLLPAAGMVVGLLVATFISYRQPRQYSEKDVLSAEPENQGIQSRNLWVAAIAIVAALSVQLMAGSMIVGSLAGFMVFTFGGVIRWKDTQDVFTKGVHMMAMIGFIMITAAGFAAVMKATGGVESLVASLSGSIGENKPLAAFLMLVVGLLVTMGIGSSFSTIPIIATIYVPLSLAFGFSPMATIALVGTAAALGDAGSPASDSTLGPTSGLNADGQHEHIWDTVVPTFIHYNLPLIAFGWLAAMVL; the protein is encoded by the coding sequence ATGAACCCGGTAGTCATTTCAGTCTGCGTCATGCTGGCATTGGCGCTTATGCGTGTAAATGTCGTTGTCGCGCTCACGTTCAGCGCCGTCCTTGGTGGCTTGGTCGGTGGTCTTAGTATTTCCGACACCATTAGTGCCTTTGAGGGCGGACTGGGTGGCGGCGCCACCATTGCCCTGAGCTATGCGATGCTCGGCACCTTTGCGGTCGCTATCAGCCGTTCTGGGATCACGGATGTGCTTGCGCACTCGGTGATCCGCAAGTTAAACGCGCGTCCCACCGATGCCAATACCGCCACCTTTAAATACGTTGTTTTAGTCCTATTAGGCCTGTTAGCGATTTCGTCGCAAAACGCAATCCCGGTCCACATTGCCTTTATTCCCATTGTGATCCCCCCTCTATTGCATGTGTTCCAACGCTTAAAGCTCGACCGTCGATTGGTCGCCTGTGTACTCACCTTTGGCTTAATCATGCCGTATATGGTGTTACCGGTCGGTTTTGGCGGCATCTTTTTGAACAACATTTTGCTCAAAAATCTCAATGACAATGGTCTCGATGTGGTCGCAAGCCAAGTCCCTACCGCGATGTTATTGCCTGCAGCGGGTATGGTCGTTGGTCTGCTGGTCGCCACCTTTATCAGCTACCGTCAGCCTCGCCAATACAGTGAAAAAGACGTACTCAGCGCTGAGCCGGAAAACCAAGGCATTCAATCGCGCAACTTGTGGGTCGCCGCGATTGCGATTGTTGCCGCGCTAAGTGTTCAGCTGATGGCCGGCTCAATGATTGTGGGCTCGTTGGCTGGCTTTATGGTGTTTACCTTTGGTGGCGTGATCCGCTGGAAAGACACCCAAGATGTGTTTACCAAAGGCGTGCACATGATGGCGATGATTGGCTTTATCATGATCACCGCCGCGGGCTTTGCCGCCGTCATGAAAGCGACAGGGGGTGTCGAGTCCTTGGTCGCGTCGCTGTCTGGCTCCATTGGTGAGAATAAGCCACTGGCGGCTTTTCTAATGTTGGTGGTGGGTCTACTGGTCACCATGGGGATTGGCTCGTCCTTCTCGACCATTCCCATTATCGCGACGATTTACGTGCCCCTCTCACTGGCATTTGGTTTTTCACCGATGGCAACAATTGCGTTGGTAGGCACGGCAGCCGCGTTGGGCGACGCAGGCTCGCCAGCGTCAGACTCCACCTTGGGCCCCACGTCCGGGCTGAATGCCGATGGTCAGCACGAACACATTTGGGATACGGTCGTCCCCACCTTTATTCATTACAATTTGCCATTAATTGCGTTTGGCTGGCTCGCGGCCATGGTGCTCTAA
- the grxD gene encoding Grx4 family monothiol glutaredoxin has protein sequence METTDKIKQQIEENAILLYMKGSPKLPSCGFSSQASQALMSCGEKFAYVDVLQNPDIRAELPVYAQWPTFPQLWVDGELVGGCDIILEMFQKGELQPLVKEAAERRDASENE, from the coding sequence ATGGAAACAACGGACAAAATCAAGCAGCAAATCGAAGAAAATGCGATTCTGCTTTACATGAAAGGGTCGCCAAAACTGCCAAGCTGTGGTTTTTCGTCACAAGCCTCTCAAGCGCTTATGTCGTGTGGTGAAAAGTTTGCATACGTGGATGTATTACAAAACCCAGATATTCGCGCAGAGCTGCCTGTATACGCGCAGTGGCCAACCTTTCCACAACTTTGGGTTGATGGTGAATTAGTCGGTGGTTGTGACATCATTCTGGAAATGTTCCAAAAAGGTGAGCTACAGCCACTGGTCAAAGAAGCGGCCGAGCGCCGTGATGCGAGCGAAAACGAATAA
- the sodB gene encoding superoxide dismutase [Fe], with translation MSFQLPELPFAKDALEPHISKETLDYHYDKHHNTYVVKLNGLIEGTDFEGKSLEEIIKNSSGGVFNNAAQVWNHTFYWHCLSPNGGGEPTGDVADAITKAFGSFDEFKTQFTNAAVTNFGSGWTWLVKKADGSVAIVNTSNAETPLTHDGETPLLTVDVWEHAYYIDYRNVRPDYLAAFWKLVNWDFVAKNFAG, from the coding sequence ATGTCATTCCAACTACCAGAACTCCCGTTCGCAAAAGATGCACTAGAACCACATATCTCAAAAGAAACCTTGGACTATCACTACGACAAGCACCACAACACCTATGTCGTGAAGCTTAATGGTCTGATTGAAGGGACTGATTTTGAAGGTAAGTCACTCGAAGAGATCATCAAAAACTCTTCAGGCGGCGTATTCAACAATGCCGCGCAAGTGTGGAACCACACCTTCTACTGGCACTGCCTAAGCCCTAACGGTGGCGGCGAGCCTACTGGTGACGTTGCAGACGCAATCACGAAAGCCTTTGGCTCTTTTGACGAGTTTAAAACTCAATTCACCAACGCAGCAGTCACCAACTTCGGCTCTGGCTGGACGTGGCTGGTGAAAAAAGCTGATGGTTCAGTGGCGATCGTCAACACCTCAAACGCTGAAACCCCACTGACTCACGACGGTGAAACACCACTACTAACTGTGGACGTTTGGGAGCACGCTTACTACATCGATTATCGCAACGTGCGTCCAGACTATCTGGCTGCCTTCTGGAAGCTGGTTAACTGGGACTTTGTGGCGAAAAACTTCGCGGGCTAA